In Natranaerovirga hydrolytica, a single window of DNA contains:
- a CDS encoding carbohydrate-binding domain-containing protein, with protein MKITKKYIQLSILLIIAVLFYGCDSDIEGMIDVQENDVEEILVEDESVNKDEFYDESDGYSDWRNENPIYINFTNSLEDINDSGIEVDGHTLTITEAGVYVLSGELENGQIVVNEQNDGDIKLVLNGVKIHNEDSAAIHIVKAGKTIISLEEGTDNIISDGSVYIDEEDEANATIFSKSDLTINGNGNLTVYANYNNGIVSRDNLIITGGNLHIFSADDGLMGRDLVAIYDGIIHIESEDDGIKSTNDNEGKGQIIIAGGTININANGDGIQGAGDLYIIDGEFNIVTGGGSGNSEENTSSTKGIKSNTLIGIDGGVLNVDSLDDAIHSDGDIVINDGEMNLKTGDDGIHADGSIVINGGIIDILESYEGIEGASITITNGEIYIVASDDGINVADGTSDMAEPRRGNQNIPDDLRLIIEGGYIVVNAQGDGIDSNGHIDMTGGVVIVNGPTAHMDSAIDYDGVFEISGGTLIAAGSSGMVEAPSDSSTQNAISVTFSTVQEANTLINVQDSQGHSILTFAPEKNFQNVVISTEALVETESYTVYIGGTVSGEDTNGLYTNESYENGKEYVSFTLSDTITWLSEEGITTGNQQGRMPMEGGGGRMNQREMPEDEAFFNREDFPDREDMPKNQEFENNGGLPMMPREDQNEPMNFNNNRDFE; from the coding sequence ATGAAGATAACTAAAAAGTATATTCAATTATCAATATTATTAATAATAGCAGTTTTATTTTATGGATGTGACAGTGATATTGAAGGTATGATTGATGTTCAAGAAAATGATGTAGAGGAAATCTTAGTTGAAGATGAAAGCGTCAATAAGGATGAATTTTATGATGAGTCAGATGGGTATAGTGATTGGAGAAATGAGAATCCAATTTATATTAACTTTACAAATAGCTTAGAGGATATCAATGATTCAGGTATAGAAGTCGACGGTCATACACTCACGATTACTGAAGCAGGTGTATATGTTTTAAGTGGTGAATTAGAAAATGGTCAGATTGTTGTTAATGAGCAAAATGATGGAGATATCAAATTGGTTTTAAATGGTGTCAAAATTCATAATGAAGACAGTGCAGCAATTCATATTGTAAAAGCAGGCAAAACAATCATTTCGTTAGAAGAAGGTACAGATAATATAATTTCTGATGGCAGTGTCTATATTGATGAGGAAGATGAGGCAAATGCTACAATCTTTAGCAAAAGTGATTTGACAATTAATGGAAATGGGAATCTTACGGTTTATGCAAATTATAATAATGGTATCGTTAGCAGAGACAATCTTATTATAACGGGAGGTAATTTGCACATATTTTCTGCAGACGATGGACTAATGGGTAGAGATTTAGTAGCTATTTATGATGGTATCATTCACATTGAATCTGAGGATGATGGCATAAAATCAACAAATGATAACGAAGGCAAAGGACAAATTATTATAGCAGGTGGCACCATTAATATTAATGCCAATGGAGACGGTATACAAGGTGCAGGAGATTTATACATTATAGATGGGGAATTCAATATCGTTACAGGTGGTGGCAGTGGCAATTCAGAAGAAAATACAAGTAGTACAAAAGGTATTAAATCAAATACTTTAATTGGTATTGATGGTGGTGTTCTTAACGTAGACAGTTTAGATGATGCCATTCATAGTGACGGTGATATTGTAATAAATGACGGTGAGATGAATTTAAAGACAGGGGATGATGGCATTCACGCAGATGGATCTATAGTGATAAATGGTGGTATCATTGATATTTTAGAAAGTTATGAAGGCATTGAAGGTGCAAGTATTACCATAACAAATGGAGAAATTTACATTGTTGCCAGTGATGATGGTATTAATGTGGCTGATGGAACAAGTGATATGGCAGAACCAAGAAGGGGTAATCAAAATATTCCAGACGATTTAAGACTTATCATTGAAGGAGGGTATATCGTTGTAAATGCCCAAGGTGATGGGATAGATTCCAATGGACACATTGATATGACGGGTGGCGTTGTTATTGTAAATGGACCGACAGCTCATATGGATAGCGCCATTGATTATGATGGTGTATTTGAAATAAGTGGTGGTACTTTAATTGCTGCAGGAAGCTCAGGAATGGTAGAAGCACCTTCAGACAGTTCGACACAAAATGCTATTTCAGTCACTTTCTCCACTGTGCAAGAAGCCAATACTTTAATAAATGTACAAGATAGTCAAGGTCATTCCATACTTACTTTTGCACCAGAGAAAAACTTTCAAAATGTGGTTATTTCGACAGAAGCATTAGTAGAAACTGAAAGTTACACAGTCTATATAGGTGGAACAGTTTCTGGAGAGGATACAAACGGTCTTTATACCAATGAAAGCTATGAAAACGGAAAAGAGTATGTTAGTTTTACATTGTCTGATACAATTACTTGGCTATCTGAGGAAGGAATAACGACTGGCAATCAACAAGGTAGAATGCCAATGGAAGGAGGCGGTGGCCGTATGAACCAAAGAGAAATGCCAGAAGATGAAGCATTTTTTAATAGAGAAGATTTTCCCGATAGGGAAGACATGCCAAAGAATCAAGAATTTGAAAATAATGGTGGCCTTCCTATGATGCCAAGAGAAGATCAAAATGAACCTATGAACTTTAACAATAATAGAGACTTTGAATAA
- a CDS encoding flotillin family protein, whose product MPSGIILVTVIVVLIFGTLMALLTRYKKCPSDKVMVIYGKVGRSGEGTERSSKCVHGGAAFIWPVFQFYEFLDLTPMSIEVNLRNALSKQNIRVDVPSRFTVGISTEPGVMQNAAERLLGLPLQEIQELARDIIFGQLRLVVATMDIEEINTDRDKFLSAVSANVESELKKIGLRLINVNVTDINDESGYIEALGKEAAAKAINDAKRTVAEQNRDGSIGQANAERDQRIRVAEANSHAIQGENSAKVTIANSESERREREAEALKKATASEKVQSAKALEEAYLAEENAEKARASREKATKEADVIILAEIEQRKVEIEAEAEAEQTRRKAKGEADAIFAKMEAQARGVEEILLRQAKGFKELVEASGGNANDAIRLMIADKMEDLVKTQVEAVKNLKIDKVTVWDNMGGKDGTTSTANFLSGMMKSIPPMKDMFDMAGMDLPDYLGKEKQKEKDSIDEAIEPESNPTE is encoded by the coding sequence ATGCCAAGTGGAATTATATTAGTAACAGTTATTGTTGTATTAATTTTTGGAACGTTGATGGCATTATTAACACGATACAAAAAATGCCCATCAGATAAAGTAATGGTCATTTATGGTAAAGTAGGTAGAAGTGGTGAGGGTACAGAAAGAAGTTCAAAATGTGTTCATGGTGGTGCGGCATTTATTTGGCCCGTTTTTCAGTTTTACGAATTTTTAGACCTGACACCTATGTCTATAGAAGTTAATCTTAGAAATGCATTAAGTAAACAAAATATTCGTGTGGATGTGCCGTCACGTTTTACAGTGGGGATTTCTACTGAACCAGGTGTGATGCAAAATGCAGCTGAACGTTTATTAGGTTTACCATTACAAGAAATTCAAGAGTTAGCAAGGGATATTATTTTTGGTCAATTGCGTTTGGTTGTAGCAACAATGGATATAGAAGAAATTAATACAGATAGAGATAAGTTTTTATCTGCAGTATCAGCAAATGTAGAATCAGAGTTAAAGAAAATAGGTTTAAGACTGATTAATGTTAATGTAACGGATATTAATGATGAATCAGGCTATATCGAAGCATTAGGTAAAGAAGCTGCAGCAAAAGCAATTAACGATGCTAAAAGAACTGTGGCGGAACAAAATAGAGATGGTTCTATCGGGCAAGCCAACGCAGAAAGAGATCAACGTATTAGAGTGGCTGAAGCCAATTCACATGCTATTCAAGGTGAGAATAGTGCCAAAGTAACCATTGCTAATTCGGAATCTGAAAGAAGAGAGCGTGAAGCAGAGGCACTTAAAAAAGCAACAGCATCTGAAAAAGTTCAATCTGCAAAAGCATTAGAAGAAGCGTATCTTGCTGAAGAAAATGCTGAAAAAGCTAGAGCCAGTCGAGAAAAAGCAACGAAAGAAGCCGATGTAATTATTTTAGCAGAAATCGAGCAAAGAAAAGTTGAAATTGAAGCAGAAGCAGAAGCAGAGCAAACAAGAAGAAAAGCAAAAGGGGAAGCAGACGCTATTTTTGCAAAGATGGAAGCACAAGCACGTGGTGTAGAAGAAATCTTACTAAGACAAGCGAAAGGTTTCAAAGAATTAGTTGAGGCATCAGGTGGTAATGCTAATGATGCAATACGTTTAATGATTGCAGATAAGATGGAAGACTTAGTTAAAACGCAAGTTGAAGCAGTTAAAAATCTTAAAATTGATAAAGTTACGGTTTGGGACAATATGGGTGGCAAAGATGGTACCACTTCAACGGCTAATTTCTTATCAGGTATGATGAAATCCATACCACCGATGAAGGATATGTTTGATATGGCAGGAATGGATTTGCCAGATTATCTTGGAAAAGAAAAACAAAAAGAAAAGGATTCTATAGATGAAGCAATAGAGCCAGAATCTAATCCTACTGAATAA
- the hydG gene encoding [FeFe] hydrogenase H-cluster radical SAM maturase HydG — translation MFINHNYIQTVLNEAKDASKEAIDQVLEKAQLKKGLTSKEIAILLETTDPEQIREIYHLANAIKSSIYGNRIVIFAPLYISDYCVNNCVYCGYKHNNTFPRKKLSLEEIKEEVSILEKMGHKRLALEAGEDPVNCNIDYILDAIDAVYSTVNHTGEIRRMNVNIAATSVDHYKKLKSANIGTYILFQETYHQPTYELMHPKSIKGDYSYHLYAFDRAMEAGIDDVGGGVLFGLADPKFEVLSLMLHNEHLENTFGVGFHTISVPRLKKADGMTLDQFPHLVSDEQFKKIVAILRIALPYTGIILSTRETPKMRKEVIQYGVSQVSAGSCTGVGGYKESQDQTNIGQFDVSDHRPPIEIISELLKEGHIPSYCTACYRQGRTGDRFMRLAKSGQIQNVCQPNALITLMEYILDYGDDDFYLAHKDLIYNEVEKIKREDIKKLTLNYLEKLKQGQRDLYL, via the coding sequence ATGTTTATTAATCATAATTATATTCAAACTGTACTGAATGAAGCAAAAGATGCTTCAAAAGAAGCTATTGACCAAGTCCTTGAAAAAGCTCAGTTAAAAAAAGGACTGACCTCAAAAGAAATCGCAATACTTCTTGAAACCACTGACCCTGAACAAATTCGTGAAATTTACCATTTGGCTAACGCAATAAAGTCTTCCATTTACGGCAATCGAATCGTTATATTTGCACCGCTTTATATTAGTGACTACTGTGTTAATAATTGTGTTTATTGTGGCTACAAACATAATAATACATTTCCTAGGAAAAAGCTTAGCTTAGAAGAAATTAAAGAAGAAGTGAGTATCTTAGAGAAAATGGGACATAAACGTTTGGCGCTTGAGGCAGGTGAAGATCCTGTTAATTGTAATATAGACTATATCTTAGATGCCATTGATGCCGTCTATTCTACGGTTAATCATACCGGTGAGATTAGAAGAATGAATGTTAACATTGCGGCAACTTCCGTGGATCATTATAAAAAGCTTAAATCTGCTAATATTGGGACTTATATTCTATTCCAAGAGACGTATCACCAACCTACCTATGAATTGATGCACCCAAAATCCATTAAAGGGGATTATTCATACCACCTTTATGCTTTTGATAGAGCAATGGAAGCAGGGATTGATGATGTAGGTGGCGGTGTTCTTTTTGGACTTGCAGATCCTAAGTTTGAAGTCTTGTCTCTTATGCTACATAACGAACATCTTGAAAACACTTTTGGCGTTGGCTTTCATACCATCTCCGTTCCTCGATTAAAAAAAGCCGATGGTATGACTTTAGATCAGTTTCCCCATCTTGTAAGTGATGAACAATTCAAAAAAATTGTAGCCATACTTCGAATTGCCTTACCTTATACAGGTATCATTCTTTCTACAAGAGAAACACCCAAAATGAGGAAAGAAGTGATTCAATATGGTGTTTCTCAAGTCAGTGCCGGCTCTTGTACCGGTGTTGGTGGCTATAAAGAAAGTCAAGACCAAACAAATATTGGACAATTTGATGTTTCTGATCATAGGCCCCCTATAGAAATTATCTCTGAACTGCTAAAAGAGGGGCATATTCCTAGTTACTGCACTGCATGTTATCGACAAGGCAGAACGGGAGACCGATTTATGAGACTTGCTAAATCTGGACAAATCCAGAATGTGTGTCAACCTAACGCCTTAATTACTTTAATGGAATATATACTGGATTACGGTGATGATGATTTTTATCTTGCTCATAAAGACTTGATTTATAATGAGGTAGAGAAAATCAAACGTGAAGATATTAAAAAGCTTACCCTTAATTACCTTGAAAAACTTAAACAAGGTCAAAGAGATCTTTATTTATAA
- the hydF gene encoding [FeFe] hydrogenase H-cluster maturation GTPase HydF: MNTTPSSNRTHIAIYGKTNSGKSSLFNAIIGQDISIISDIKGTTTDPVSKPMELLPYGPVIFLDTAGLDDSSQLGELRVQKSLQMLQRTDFALYVLDIHDRDLAHYNATLNTFKKHNIPYVTVINKCDTASEAILNEAKKTFKEAIYISTTNAQDILNLKDHLIKKLQDTEEDPPIIGDIIPYNGKVILVVPIDSEAPKGRIILPQVQLIRDCLDHGIKSYVVRDTELQTALEDLDDVDLVVTDSQAFKKVNQLVPTSIPLTSFSIVFARYKGDLKTFVEGVNTINKLTEHSRILISESCTHNHSHEDIGRVKIPHLLNQYTGKSLTYDFKMGHDFPEDIKHYDLIIHCGSCMLNKKTMISRINQCKALGVPITNYGVTLAYLNGILNRCIDIF; the protein is encoded by the coding sequence ATGAATACAACACCCAGTTCAAATCGAACCCATATTGCAATTTATGGTAAAACCAATTCTGGTAAATCATCTCTTTTTAATGCCATTATTGGTCAAGATATCTCGATTATCTCTGATATTAAAGGTACCACTACTGATCCCGTTTCAAAACCTATGGAATTACTACCTTATGGTCCTGTTATTTTCTTAGATACGGCGGGTCTTGATGATTCCAGTCAGCTTGGTGAACTAAGAGTCCAAAAAAGTCTACAAATGCTTCAGCGTACAGATTTTGCATTGTATGTCTTAGATATACACGACAGAGATTTGGCGCATTACAACGCAACCCTTAACACGTTCAAGAAACATAATATTCCTTATGTAACCGTTATTAACAAATGTGATACAGCCTCAGAAGCTATACTAAATGAAGCCAAAAAAACATTTAAAGAAGCCATCTACATCTCTACAACAAATGCACAAGACATTTTGAATTTAAAAGACCACTTGATTAAGAAACTTCAGGATACTGAAGAAGATCCTCCGATTATCGGTGACATCATTCCTTATAATGGAAAAGTCATTTTAGTTGTTCCTATTGACTCAGAGGCTCCAAAGGGCAGAATTATTTTACCACAAGTTCAGTTGATTAGAGATTGTCTAGATCACGGTATCAAAAGTTATGTGGTTCGTGATACGGAACTTCAAACTGCCTTAGAAGACCTAGATGATGTTGATTTAGTCGTTACAGATTCTCAAGCCTTTAAAAAGGTTAATCAATTGGTTCCTACATCTATTCCATTAACCAGCTTTTCTATTGTTTTTGCAAGATATAAAGGAGATTTAAAAACTTTTGTAGAAGGGGTTAATACCATTAATAAACTAACGGAACATTCCAGAATATTAATTTCAGAAAGCTGTACACATAATCATTCTCACGAAGATATTGGACGGGTTAAAATTCCTCACCTTCTTAATCAATATACTGGTAAGTCATTAACTTACGACTTTAAAATGGGACACGATTTTCCTGAGGACATTAAACATTATGATTTAATTATCCATTGTGGGTCTTGTATGCTTAATAAAAAAACAATGATCTCACGAATCAATCAATGCAAAGCATTAGGGGTTCCCATTACAAATTATGGGGTGACATTAGCTTATCTTAATGGCATATTGAATCGCTGCATTGACATTTTTTAA
- a CDS encoding amidohydrolase family protein has translation MKVIDAHLHFSNREGFKNTAKEIGQVDYSATGLKKSFQSANIVAGVIMGTPSRETNQVYGYPDEFIYEDGTLDCLFSCVGVNSERLIEDAETELFYIEEELKKDKVVGIKIYAGYFHYYAYDPIYTPVYELAKKYNIPVAIHCGDTQSPSGLLKYAHPLTIDELAVNYSDINFIICHIGSPWALDAAEVIAKNNNVYTDLSGLLAGNEKEVRRMKSVRLFREHYQKALIFANSYDKVLFGTDWPLVPIQPYVEFVQSLIPKEYYEQVFYKNALEVYSRMKKYID, from the coding sequence ATGAAAGTGATAGACGCACATCTTCATTTTTCTAATAGAGAAGGGTTTAAAAACACAGCAAAAGAAATTGGCCAAGTGGATTACAGTGCAACTGGATTAAAAAAATCATTTCAATCAGCTAATATTGTTGCAGGTGTCATAATGGGAACACCAAGTAGAGAAACCAATCAAGTTTATGGTTACCCAGATGAATTTATATATGAAGATGGAACATTAGACTGTTTGTTTTCATGTGTAGGTGTTAATTCAGAAAGGTTAATTGAAGATGCTGAAACGGAACTGTTTTATATAGAAGAAGAACTTAAAAAAGATAAAGTAGTGGGCATAAAAATTTATGCAGGATATTTTCATTATTATGCTTATGATCCAATATATACACCGGTTTATGAATTAGCAAAAAAATACAATATTCCAGTTGCCATACATTGTGGGGATACCCAATCACCCAGCGGGCTTTTGAAATACGCCCATCCTTTAACCATAGATGAACTGGCTGTCAACTATTCAGATATTAACTTTATTATATGCCATATAGGTTCGCCTTGGGCTTTAGATGCGGCAGAGGTAATTGCTAAAAATAACAACGTGTATACCGATTTATCAGGATTATTGGCAGGTAATGAAAAAGAAGTTAGAAGGATGAAATCAGTAAGATTATTTAGAGAGCATTATCAAAAAGCACTGATCTTTGCAAATAGTTATGATAAGGTTTTGTTTGGAACAGATTGGCCTCTTGTGCCCATACAACCTTATGTTGAGTTTGTTCAAAGTCTTATTCCTAAAGAATATTATGAACAAGTGTTTTATAAAAATGCTTTAGAGGTGTATTCAAGAATGAAAAAATATATTGATTGA
- a CDS encoding TVP38/TMEM64 family protein, which translates to MKSILKVMLGLALIIVVTTVVFLNQNQQFLSNIMINTFESKIMTSLIIIILFCVKPIFCFIPYYILYTVIGYFFSKGIALVLIYTGLILNLTIGFLLGKKLGKDYVRPIIMKYKYSKKVIEIVEKNGVLSCLIIRFLPTPPSDVSNMFFGTTNVSYHTFLISSLMGLTPGIIPFLFLGEAISNPLSESVITISIVSILSIMVVCGIGFIIKKKYVH; encoded by the coding sequence ATGAAATCTATTCTAAAGGTGATGTTAGGTTTAGCGCTCATAATCGTCGTTACAACAGTTGTTTTTTTAAATCAAAACCAACAGTTTTTATCCAATATAATGATCAACACTTTTGAATCAAAAATAATGACAAGTTTAATTATCATCATTCTTTTTTGTGTAAAACCTATTTTTTGTTTTATTCCATACTATATATTATACACTGTTATAGGTTATTTCTTTTCAAAAGGTATAGCTTTGGTATTAATTTATACAGGACTCATTTTAAATCTTACCATTGGTTTTTTATTAGGAAAAAAATTAGGCAAAGACTATGTAAGACCTATTATAATGAAATACAAATACTCAAAAAAAGTAATAGAAATTGTAGAAAAAAATGGCGTGCTTAGTTGCTTGATTATACGGTTTTTACCAACACCGCCATCCGATGTTAGCAATATGTTTTTTGGCACAACCAATGTATCATATCATACTTTTTTGATATCTTCATTAATGGGTTTAACACCGGGGATTATACCTTTTTTATTTTTAGGAGAAGCCATATCTAACCCATTGAGCGAAAGTGTTATAACAATAAGTATCGTGAGTATTCTAAGTATCATGGTTGTGTGTGGCATTGGTTTTATTATAAAAAAGAAATACGTTCATTAA
- the wrbA gene encoding NAD(P)H:quinone oxidoreductase encodes MKKVKLSVIYYSMTGTNYQLATWAAESAKTNGADVRLLKVTETAPESAIDSNPVWKEHLSTTQDIPEATSQDLDWADAIIFSAPTRFGNLPAQIKQFIDAQGGLWAQGKLMNKVVSAMSSAQNPHGGQEGTIKSLYDSMMHWGAIIVPPGYSDDSIFKAGGNPYGTSVSAGPNGMVEDVKDAVFHQSKRTVEIASWLKNGQ; translated from the coding sequence ATGAAAAAAGTTAAATTAAGTGTTATTTATTATAGTATGACGGGTACCAATTATCAATTAGCGACATGGGCAGCTGAATCTGCCAAAACTAATGGTGCTGACGTAAGACTTTTAAAAGTGACAGAAACAGCTCCAGAATCAGCAATTGATTCAAATCCTGTTTGGAAAGAACACCTGAGCACGACTCAAGATATTCCAGAAGCAACGTCCCAAGATTTAGATTGGGCTGACGCTATTATTTTTAGTGCACCTACTCGGTTTGGAAATCTTCCTGCACAGATAAAGCAATTTATTGACGCACAAGGTGGCTTATGGGCTCAAGGAAAGTTAATGAACAAAGTTGTTAGTGCCATGTCCTCTGCACAAAACCCACATGGCGGGCAAGAAGGAACAATAAAAAGTTTGTATGATTCCATGATGCATTGGGGCGCTATCATTGTGCCACCTGGCTATTCAGATGATTCTATTTTTAAAGCAGGTGGTAATCCATATGGTACCAGTGTTTCTGCTGGTCCAAATGGAATGGTTGAAGATGTCAAAGACGCTGTTTTTCACCAATCCAAACGGACTGTAGAAATTGCAAGTTGGTTGAAAAATGGTCAATAA
- the hydE gene encoding [FeFe] hydrogenase H-cluster radical SAM maturase HydE produces the protein MQSLIKKLYSQNNLTEEELLYLLQHLDDDSNALLIQYANQTRLSTLGTDVFMRGLIEFTNYCKQNCLYCGLRASNTHIERYRLTKETILACCALGHKLGYRTFVLQGGEDSFFTDDIMIHLITSIKELYPDCALTLSLGEKSYASYKDYYDAGADRYLLRHETASQSLYETLHPTMSFEHRMNCLENLKDIGYQVGAGFMVGLPNQRDEDYVKDLIFLKEFEPHMIGIGPFIPQHNTPLNGSSTGTLNKTITLLAIIRLLLPNVLLPATTALGSINPYGREQGIKAGANVVMPNLSPTNVREKYALYDGKICTGDEAAECRQCIERRITHAGFKVNMSRGDHKNWRNS, from the coding sequence ATGCAGTCATTGATTAAAAAACTTTATTCACAAAACAATCTAACGGAAGAAGAACTTTTATATTTGTTACAGCATTTAGATGATGATTCCAACGCCTTATTAATTCAATACGCAAATCAAACACGTCTCTCTACTCTTGGTACCGATGTTTTTATGCGCGGGTTAATTGAATTTACGAATTATTGCAAGCAGAACTGTCTTTATTGTGGACTGAGGGCCAGTAATACCCATATAGAGCGCTATCGATTAACAAAAGAAACCATCTTAGCCTGTTGTGCTCTTGGACATAAACTAGGGTATCGTACGTTTGTCCTTCAAGGTGGCGAGGATTCTTTTTTTACTGATGATATTATGATCCATTTGATTACCAGTATTAAAGAACTTTATCCCGACTGTGCTCTTACTTTATCTCTTGGCGAAAAAAGTTACGCTTCTTATAAAGACTATTATGATGCTGGAGCAGATCGCTATCTTTTACGTCATGAAACAGCTTCTCAATCTTTATATGAAACACTCCATCCTACAATGTCTTTTGAGCATCGAATGAACTGTTTGGAGAATTTAAAAGACATAGGTTATCAAGTAGGCGCTGGGTTTATGGTTGGTCTTCCAAATCAAAGGGATGAGGATTACGTCAAAGACCTAATCTTTTTAAAGGAATTTGAGCCCCATATGATTGGAATTGGACCTTTTATCCCCCAACACAACACACCTTTAAATGGCTCTAGCACTGGAACTCTTAATAAAACCATAACCCTTTTAGCCATTATTCGATTACTTTTACCTAATGTATTACTTCCTGCAACCACTGCATTAGGCAGTATTAATCCATATGGCAGAGAACAGGGTATTAAAGCAGGTGCCAATGTGGTTATGCCTAATTTATCACCGACAAATGTTAGAGAAAAATACGCACTATATGATGGCAAAATCTGTACCGGAGATGAGGCTGCAGAATGTCGTCAATGTATCGAAAGACGCATTACCCATGCTGGTTTTAAAGTCAATATGTCACGAGGCGATCATAAAAATTGGAGGAATTCATAA
- a CDS encoding PAS domain-containing protein: MKKDIQYVTIDGRGEHESFKECVTKALKELKPNEGLHVIKDFEPFPLYKMMENKGFEKSVEKVSEEEYHVYFSPVPVDEVNNIKMSENLNLDQTKLKNILDIKVSYLKGHLSLDEAKAKLNQSVDKVTAQEFAICEQYIQQYGITDEELTNRMDEILEIFADVLVTNSLDLPLGHPIRTYLEEVKAIRKVLKDIESMKYKKFIKNQWVELYDQLSAINIHFARKQNQLFPALEDKGFDKPSKIMWTLDNNIKDIVKKAMYCLASDEEQKFLNLQDEVIEMVEDMMVKEEEILYPTAMDLISDEEFVKIRKGDDEIGYCLIDTPPLYGSEKEETTVSHNKDLMKDLQSLLKKHGVLESTSTENILDVSQGKLTLEQINLIFKHLKVDLSYVDEEEIVKFYSDTKHRVFPRSPGVIGRKVQNCHPKESVHTVEEIIKAFKSGEHDEAEFWLEMGGKFIYIIYTAVRDEKGNFKGVLEMMQDVTRIRSLEGNQRLLSWGNK, from the coding sequence ATGAAAAAAGATATTCAATACGTTACAATTGACGGAAGAGGAGAACATGAATCTTTTAAAGAATGTGTGACGAAAGCATTAAAAGAATTAAAGCCAAATGAAGGATTGCATGTTATTAAAGACTTTGAACCCTTTCCATTGTATAAGATGATGGAAAATAAAGGATTTGAAAAATCAGTTGAGAAAGTAAGTGAAGAGGAGTACCATGTTTATTTTTCACCTGTGCCAGTAGATGAAGTCAACAATATAAAAATGAGCGAGAATCTTAACCTAGACCAAACAAAACTAAAAAACATACTGGATATAAAAGTAAGTTATTTAAAAGGTCATCTATCACTAGATGAAGCCAAAGCAAAATTAAATCAATCTGTGGACAAAGTAACGGCTCAAGAATTTGCAATATGCGAACAATATATTCAACAATATGGCATTACCGATGAAGAATTAACCAATAGAATGGATGAAATTTTAGAGATATTTGCTGATGTTTTAGTAACTAATTCGTTAGACCTTCCGTTAGGTCATCCCATTCGTACTTATTTAGAAGAAGTTAAAGCCATTCGAAAAGTGTTAAAAGATATAGAAAGCATGAAGTATAAAAAGTTTATTAAAAACCAATGGGTTGAACTTTATGATCAACTAAGTGCAATCAATATTCATTTTGCAAGAAAACAAAACCAACTTTTCCCAGCATTAGAAGATAAAGGATTTGATAAACCTTCAAAAATTATGTGGACTTTAGATAACAATATTAAAGATATTGTTAAGAAAGCAATGTATTGTTTGGCATCAGATGAAGAGCAAAAGTTTTTAAATCTACAAGATGAAGTCATAGAAATGGTAGAAGATATGATGGTGAAAGAAGAAGAAATATTATATCCAACGGCTATGGACCTTATTTCAGATGAAGAATTTGTTAAGATTCGAAAAGGTGATGATGAAATTGGCTACTGTTTAATTGACACACCGCCATTATACGGTAGTGAGAAGGAAGAAACGACGGTTAGTCATAATAAAGACTTAATGAAAGACTTACAAAGTTTATTGAAAAAACATGGTGTTTTAGAAAGCACCAGTACAGAAAATATTTTAGACGTTAGTCAGGGTAAATTAACTTTAGAACAGATTAATTTAATTTTTAAACATTTAAAAGTTGATTTATCTTATGTAGATGAAGAAGAAATAGTGAAATTTTATAGCGATACAAAGCATAGAGTTTTTCCAAGAAGCCCAGGTGTCATTGGAAGAAAAGTACAAAATTGCCATCCAAAAGAAAGTGTTCATACAGTAGAAGAAATTATAAAGGCTTTTAAATCAGGCGAACATGATGAAGCTGAGTTTTGGTTAGAGATGGGTGGAAAGTTCATTTATATCATTTACACAGCTGTACGTGATGAAAAAGGCAATTTTAAAGGCGTATTAGAAATGATGCAAGATGTCACTAGAATTAGGAGTTTAGAAGGTAATCAAAGGCTGTTATCTTGGGGTAACAAGTAA